From one Xiphias gladius isolate SHS-SW01 ecotype Sanya breed wild chromosome 12, ASM1685928v1, whole genome shotgun sequence genomic stretch:
- the LOC120797221 gene encoding E3 ubiquitin-protein ligase Topors-like isoform X3, with product MPLTVRNSARRRKKNPDEKLPERPGESTSALVMAPTRMKLRVRRRDGAGAAGGGQPAEEERSRESSSRSSSRRKNTSNTSTPAAATSSPPTSSASASARAVVAAEDASPDSKCPICLDRFNNLAYLDRCLHRFCFPCIQEWSHNKAECPLCKQPFASILHSVRAENDFKEYTLRPAPANSSVAATVAMVAAMASAARSDHQMRLMLRRHRVADGGETTTRRRRRERGGRGGGSRRTGVWEWYLDSPPLPLPPLTHHPAISPVVAEDSGEGEDVEQQRMRGGADVAERGVIFEGLTGLGGAVAAAPNDRASRRLMTRLAARQRLQREGGTVRRLRERETVAFRRALYRCGIRVRGVAGVSGNQGQQCDITAESFRRNPGHLNRLRPWLRRELTVLYGAHGTLVDIVQRIIMAQLARHGLEDTPTIEEELRPFLLARTDHFLHELVSFARSPLSLENYDLQAVYEPLAATLELDRTSSPSDSSSVIAISEGEEEESRAGGRSEERAGGAHNDVIPTGSCLSLSAWDDETPGPSYSTAESSCSLAPLSFSPAPQGTANEEGGEKREEEAEDECLIVGYKKPIAERTPELVQLSSDTEEEEDKEKGEEKTGEKLPPLPSTTPPLSYLPTIPPSTSHAYREEQDNKPKEKDGEAGGRHSRTRLWSGSSGRSLESVCTLSPKEQRRESWRDRKQSGSEVVREKRRRKRRRRGRERSGTLFNPNRSIYPAMMRRRSHSPSPFHTSVESGSPLPPSPPDSSWEYHCSPLTSSVSSPSRSSSSSSPLGSSPQPSSPPPQTPPTPSLSPGNAYHREKPGGKRKYKSRHLDSNDKDPTWRPSSSLRREKRRERGEKERRRRRGRDGGRRRERPRREAHRESASYCGESKGIFSGFWTLAWTKQDV from the exons ATGCCGCTCACAGTGCGGAATTCTGCccggaggaggaagaaaaaccCGGATGAGAAGCTCCCGGAGCGACCCGGGGAGTCGACTTCTGCTCTG GTGATGGCGCCCACGCGGATGAAACTGCGTGTGCGTCGCCGTGATGGTGCAGGTGCAGCGGGAGGAGGTCAGCCGGcggaagaggagaggagtcgAGAGAGCAGCagtcgcagcagcagcaggaggaaaaacacCAGCAACACGTCCACCCCTGCTGCCGCCACCTCCTCGcctcccacctcctctgccTCAGCCTCGGCGAGGGCGGTGGTGGCGGCAGAGGACGCGTCGCCTGACTCCAAGTGCCCCATCTGTCTGGACCGCTTCAACAACCTGGCGTACCTGGACCGCTGCCTGCACCGCTTCTGCTTCCCCTGCATCCAGGAGTGGTCGCACAACAAGGCCGAGTGTCCGCTCTGCAAGCAGCCCTTCGCCTCCATCCTGCACTCGGTCCGTGCAGAGAACGACTTCAAGGAGTACACGCTGCGACCGGCGCCCGCCAACAGCAGTGTCGCCGCCACTGTGGCGATGGTGGCGGCGATGGCGTCGGCGGCAAGGAGCGACCACCAGATGAGGTTGATGCTACGGAGGCACAGGGTGGCAGACGGCGGAGAGACCACCACGAGGAGacggaggagggagaggggaggaagaggaggaggaagcaggaggACGGGGGTGTGGGAGTGGTATCTTgattctcctcctcttcctctccctcctcttacTCACCATCCCGCCATCTCTCCCGTGGTTGCGGAGGACAGTGGGGAGGGAGAAGACGtggagcagcagaggatgagggggggggcagatgtGGCTGAGCGTGGGGTGATATTTGAGGGACTGACGGGGCTGGGGGGGGCAGTGGCAGCAGCCCCCAATGACCGGGCCTCACGGCGGCTGATGACCCGTCTGGCGGCAAGGCAGCGGTTGCAGCGAGAAGGCGGAACTGTGCGGcgactgagggagagagagactgtggcCTTCCGCCGCGCCCTCTACCGCTGCGGCATACGGGTCCGCGGCGTCGCCGGGGTCAGCGGTAACCAGGGGCAGCAGTGTGACATCACAGCAGAGAGCTTCCGTCGTAACCCCGGCCACCTGAACAGACTCCGCCCCTGGCTGCGGCGGGAGCTCACCGTGCTGTACGGTGCACACGGCACGCTGGTCGACATCGTCCAGCGCATCATCATGGCGCAGCTGGCCCGCCACGGCCTGGAGGACACACCCACCATCGAAGAAGAGCTGCGACCGTTCCTGTTGGCTCGTACCGACCACTTCCTGCACGAGCTGGTCAGCTTCGCCCGCTCGCCACTTAGTCTGGAAAATTACGACCTGCAGGCGGTGTACGAGCCGCTGGCCGCCACCCTTGAGCTGGACAGGACCAGCAGCCCCTCCGACAGCAGCTCCGTCATCGCCATAtcagagggggaggaagaggagagccGGGCGGGAGGAAGGTCGGAGGAGAGGGCAGGGGGCGCTCACAACGATGTCATCCCAACAGGAAGCTGCCTTAGCCTGTCAGCCTGGGACGACGAAACACCGGGCCCCTCCTACTCCACCGCCGAGTCGTCGTGTTCGCTCGCCCCGCTGTCATTCAGCCCCGCCCCACAGGGGACAGCCAAcgaggaggggggagagaagcGGGAAGAGGAGGCGGAGGACGAGTGTCTGATCGTCGGGTACAAGAAGCCCATCGCGGAGCGGACTCCTGAGCTGGTGCAGCTCTCCTCTGACaccgaggaagaggaggacaaggagaaaggggaggagaAGACGGGCGAGAagcttcctcccctcccttccaccactcctcctctttcttaCCTACCCACAATCCCTCCCTCCACATCTCATGCCTACCGCGAGGAGCAGGACAACAAGCCGAAGGAGAAAGATGGCGAGGCGGGCGGGCGTCACTCACGTACACGCTTGTGGTCGGGCAGCTCTGGACGAAGCCTGGAGTCTGTGTGCACGCTCAGCCCGAAGGAGCAGCGGCGGGAAAGCtggagagacaggaagcagtcCGGCAGCGAGGTggtgagggagaagaggaggaggaagaggaggaggagagggcggGAGAGGAGCGGCACCCTGTTCAACCCAAACCGCTCCATTTATCCCGCAATGATGCGCCGCCGCTCCCACTCCCCCTCACCGTTTCATACCAGCGTTGAGTCCGGTTCGCCGCTGCCGCCCAGCCCGCCCGACTCCAGCTGGGAGTACCACTGCTcccctctcacctcctctgtgtcctcaccgtcccgctcctcctcctcctcctcacccctcGGCTCCTCCCCGCAGCCGTCGTCGCCGCCACCGCAGACGCCGCCGACGCCCTCGCTCTCCCCAGGCAACGCCTACCACAGAGAAAAACCTGGCGGGAAGAGGAAGTACAAGAGCCGCCACCTGGACAGCAATGACAAGGACCCCACCTGGAGGCCGAGCAGCAGCCTCCgcagggagaagaggagggagaggggggagaaggagaggaggaggaggagggggagagatggagggaggagaagagagaggccCAGGAGGGAGGCTCACAGGGAGAGCGCTAGTTATTGTGGAGAGAG TAAAGGGATTTTCTCTGGGTTCTGGACGCTTGCTTGGACGAAACAAGACGTTTGA